From the genome of Neodiprion pinetum isolate iyNeoPine1 chromosome 3, iyNeoPine1.2, whole genome shotgun sequence, one region includes:
- the LOC138190584 gene encoding zinc finger protein 862-like encodes MTVLCVLFALQKYCCFDPKLIDDDFSRYADAEKNSDCSESTTTDTDTTTGLAEDSYASDHCVEEPSKKRRKSYQQRFKDSWQHGFPWLEKKSDKSFCTACLKTINGGFTHLTRHEVTDFHIENMRKAERTVKISDHFNDEKKHQEKLVKSAELKLTMFLHEHNLPFLLMDHLPKLVASVCPDSKIAKAIKCCRTKATNLTKDVIAKERISVISEKLKNCVFSIIIDETTDINTEKSLAIVVRFYDNDECKDRFLGLIKVQSCTANDIFTAICNFFKEKNIPVTYMIGLAADNASVMMGNINGVQARFKAIIPHLFVLGCVCHSFHLGSSAAAKKLPRSLEDLIRAVYYFSHCSNRSGRLQEFQIFVELKPRKLLHPSATRWLSLQNGWYLKDFQG; translated from the coding sequence ATGACCGTTTTGTGTGTCCTATTCGCCCTACAAAAATACTGCTGTTTCGATCCAAAACTTATCGATGATGATTTTAGCAGGTATGCCGATGCTGAAAAGAATTCTGATTGTTCAGAAAGTACGACAACTGATACTGACACTACAACTGGTCTAGCCGAAGATTCCTATGCATCAGATCATTGTGTCGAAGAACCCTCCAAGAAAAGACGTAAGTCGTACCAACAAAGATTCAAGGACAGCTGGCAACACGGTTTTCCATGGTTGGAAAAAAAGTCGGACAAATCGTTCTGCACGGCGTGTCTCAAAACGATTAATGGTGGGTTCACTCACTTAACACGACATGAGGTTACTGATTTTCATATagaaaatatgagaaaagCTGAGAGGACCGTCAAGATTAGTGACCATTTTaacgacgaaaaaaaacatcagGAGAAACTGGTTAAATCGGCTGAATTGAAGCTCACGATGTTTTTGCACGAACACAATTTGCCGTTCCTCTTAATGGATCATTTGCCGAAGCTGGTTGCGTCTGTATGCCCGGATTCGAAAATAGCGAAAGCGATAAAATGCTGCCGAACAAAAGCTACGAACTTAACAAAAGACGTGATCGCCAAGGAACGGATATCAGTCATTtcggaaaagttgaaaaattgtgttttttcgATAATAATCGACGAAACTACCGATATCAACACAGAAAAATCACTTGCTATCGTAGTGAGATTTTACGATAATGACGAATGCAAGGATAGATTTTTGGGGCTGATAAAAGTACAATCCTGCACTGCGAATGATATCTTTACCGCaatctgcaattttttcaaagagaAGAACATTCCGGTGACATATATGATCGGTTTGGCGGCTGACAACGCATCTGTAATGATGGGAAATATCAACGGAGTACAAGCCCGCTTCAAAGCAATAATACCACATCTGTTCGTCCTTGGATGCGTTTGTCATTCATTTCATCTGGGCTCTTCAGCTGCAGCTAAAAAGTTGCCAAGAAGTTTAGAAGATTTGATACGAGCAGTCTATTACTTCTCGCACTGCAGCAATCGATCTGGAAGATTACAAGAGTTTCAGATATTCGTAGAACTGAAACCTCGCAAACTGTTGCACCCGAGTGCAACGCGGTGGTTGTCACTTCAA